In the genome of Acaryochloris thomasi RCC1774, the window AGGTCAAATTCTTGGCTCTGTCCGGCGGGGCGGCGGCGTAAAAGCCACTGGTACAGGGAGCGGGCAGCGGGGGAAAGTTGCATCAGGATGAGGTCATGCTCATCGGTGATCATGGCAAAGGCGATCATTTCTATCACGTCTCCTATCGAGTGAACGGAGCGAGTTCGATAGATGGCGTTAAGCTCTCTTAAAGAATGCTTGTCATCTCTGACGTAAACACACTAAAATAGTTAAACGACATTATGGGTTCCTAACTTCTTGCCCGTCAAAGCGTTCAGTTAGATCCCGCGAATACTCGCTAAAGAACATTTTGTTTTTTGCCCTAGAGAACCTGGCTGTTTCATAGCCGGGTTTTTTGGGTTTCTGGGGGGTTAGACCATACAGGTCTCCAAAAAGAAAATTAACAAGCCCGAAAGCTTGATGATCTATACTACGCCGTCAAGCTAGCTTAAGAAAACTCTTTAAAACAAATGATCACAAGGGCTGGAGTCATCCACCAAGAAGTCGAATGCGATAATGACTGCGAAAGGTCATTGCTGCGCGGAGCCATGCTGGACTGACCTAGGAAGAATTAGCCCAGCGCATAGATGTAAAGAGGAATTAACGTTGTAAGGCGAATGCCGAATCATCCTCAAGTGGAACCAGCGCAATCTCCACCCGCCGATTAAGCGCCTGGGCAATTCGCTGCAGCATGGATAAAGAATGCCCTTCATAATCTGCATCTTCAAGACGAGCAATTACAGGCTGTTGAGTGCCAATTAGCTCAGCAAGCTGCTTCTGAGTCAGGTTCGCCTGAGTTCTTGCTGCATAGATAAGCTGTGCAACCTCCGCATTCACAGAGGCTTCCTGAACCATCTCCTGCAACTCAGGATCGCTTGGGTTCAACTGCCCCAAGATTTTAAGTGCATCGCTCGTTTTAGCCATCTTCTGTATCCTCGCTATAGGTATGGATGTCTGGAGCCTTTTCATATAGACGCTTTCGGTCAAGTGCCCGCTCAATATCTATGTCGGGGACTGGCGCACCTTCTTTTGTGATTGCGTGGGCTAAAATCGCTACGTTCTGGCCGTGAAAGAAATACAAGATTCGGTACTGAGTTCTCCTATGCTTGGCCCGCAGCTCGTAGACGCCATCACGAAGATAGTCCACTGCTGGCCGCCGCAGTTCATACCCCGACTCTGACAAGAGCTGAATACGAGCAGCACAATTGGCATATCCCTTCCGATCCTTTTTCAGAAGTGTTTTCAACCAATCTAGAGCTGGCACCCGACCCCGCTCATCCTGGTAAAACACAACCTGGGTTTGGGGCATAAAGGCTTTTCAGCAAACAAACTACCGCCATAATAGCAATATTGTTATTATGGCTTCACACACTGAAGAGTTTCACTACTGCTCAGAAAGGTGTTTTTCCACTGCTTCAACAATCAAGTCTTTAAGAGAGACTTCACGAGTGGTAGCCTCAATCGTCCATCGCTTACGAAGTGATAGCGGCACTTTGATGCACACGTTAACGATATTTTCAGAGGATGCTTTCTGCCTTTCATCCTTAGCAGGTTTCTGCTTTTCGTCTTTGGCAGCTTTCATCACATCAGTAAATTTGCTACTCATCTCAGTATCTCCAATACTTCTTTGCCCATCTGTTCATAGTCCAGCCAAGGGAGGCGAGACTTCCCCTTCAGTTCCCGAATCGG includes:
- a CDS encoding helix-turn-helix domain-containing protein, yielding MAKTSDALKILGQLNPSDPELQEMVQEASVNAEVAQLIYAARTQANLTQKQLAELIGTQQPVIARLEDADYEGHSLSMLQRIAQALNRRVEIALVPLEDDSAFALQR
- a CDS encoding type II toxin-antitoxin system RelE/ParE family toxin; amino-acid sequence: MPQTQVVFYQDERGRVPALDWLKTLLKKDRKGYANCAARIQLLSESGYELRRPAVDYLRDGVYELRAKHRRTQYRILYFFHGQNVAILAHAITKEGAPVPDIDIERALDRKRLYEKAPDIHTYSEDTEDG